The following proteins are encoded in a genomic region of Cyclonatronum proteinivorum:
- a CDS encoding sigma-54-dependent transcriptional regulator has product MVSSAKPRILVTDDESSIRSALREILEFEQYEISEAASGDEAFEKLQAESFDLLLLDIKMKGMDGFELLEKLNEARLQLPVIMLTGHGTIEMAVQATRLGAFDFLQKPPDLNRLLITVRNALDKGTLVKENRKMRRNIPQLSEIIGNSEAIQHIKSTIAKVAPTDARVLITGENGTGKELVARSLHEQSRRSGEPFVEVNCAAIPTELLESELFGHEEGAFTGAVSQRIGKFEQAHGGTLFLDEIGDMSLQAQAKVLRALQENTIARVGGTELIRVNVRILAATNKDLRTEIQEQQFREDLYHRLNVIPIHVPPLSDRREDIPLLARAFLRQMATKDIVFEGKSFSDEALEKLQRHDWTGNVRELHNVVERLGILSGGAVITAEDVELMAGPVSKSATDGNQGMRDLLEDYPDFQSFKDATELIFVKYQLDKYQWNISQTADAIGIQRSHLYNKIKKFNLKR; this is encoded by the coding sequence ATGGTATCATCCGCAAAGCCCCGCATCCTTGTAACGGACGATGAGTCCAGTATCCGGAGTGCGCTGCGTGAAATTCTGGAATTCGAACAGTACGAAATAAGCGAAGCGGCTTCCGGCGATGAAGCGTTTGAGAAGCTTCAGGCGGAGTCGTTTGATCTGCTGCTGCTCGATATCAAAATGAAGGGCATGGACGGATTTGAGCTGCTCGAAAAGCTGAATGAAGCCCGCCTGCAGCTGCCGGTCATAATGCTCACCGGACACGGCACCATTGAGATGGCCGTGCAGGCGACCCGCCTTGGTGCCTTCGACTTCCTGCAGAAACCGCCTGACCTGAACCGCCTGCTCATTACGGTTCGCAACGCCCTTGATAAGGGCACCCTGGTGAAGGAAAACCGGAAAATGCGCCGCAACATACCGCAGCTTTCGGAAATTATCGGCAACAGCGAGGCCATTCAGCACATCAAATCTACCATCGCGAAAGTGGCTCCGACCGACGCGCGGGTGCTCATTACCGGCGAAAACGGGACCGGAAAGGAGCTTGTGGCCCGGAGCCTGCACGAACAGAGCCGCCGCTCAGGGGAACCTTTTGTGGAGGTCAACTGTGCCGCCATCCCGACCGAGCTGCTCGAAAGTGAGCTGTTCGGGCATGAAGAGGGCGCTTTCACGGGCGCGGTCAGTCAGCGTATCGGGAAGTTTGAACAGGCGCACGGCGGCACGCTTTTCCTGGACGAAATCGGGGATATGAGCCTTCAGGCGCAGGCCAAGGTGCTGCGGGCGCTTCAGGAAAACACCATTGCGCGGGTTGGCGGCACGGAACTGATTCGCGTGAATGTGCGCATTCTGGCAGCTACCAATAAAGACCTGCGTACCGAAATTCAGGAGCAACAGTTTCGGGAAGACCTGTATCACCGGCTGAATGTGATTCCGATACACGTTCCGCCGCTGAGTGACCGCCGGGAAGATATTCCGCTGCTGGCCCGCGCTTTCCTGCGGCAGATGGCGACCAAAGACATTGTTTTTGAGGGCAAATCTTTTTCGGATGAGGCCCTGGAAAAGCTGCAGCGGCACGACTGGACCGGAAATGTGCGTGAGCTGCATAATGTAGTGGAGCGGCTGGGTATTTTGAGCGGGGGCGCCGTGATTACCGCGGAGGATGTTGAGCTGATGGCCGGTCCGGTAAGTAAGTCTGCGACTGACGGCAATCAGGGCATGCGGGATTTACTGGAAGATTATCCTGATTTTCAGTCTTTCAAAGACGCTACGGAACTCATTTTTGTGAAGTACCAGCTGGATAAATATCAGTGGAACATTTCGCAAACGGCGGATGCGATTGGCATTCAGCGC
- the dacB gene encoding D-alanyl-D-alanine carboxypeptidase/D-alanyl-D-alanine endopeptidase: protein MNPSVPVSFAAAVCKTAGVRFLQPVLRLSLLLLLVCGILVPQPVYGGFGGVSNAAAERVKASELASVAERIEALISQSVTADAVWAVSVRSEAGEELVRLNSNTPMRMASNSKLFVTAGLLHGLGPTFRFRTTIYGDGELVGDVWEGDIHIAGAGDPSIDKYHYDDDAMHVFDALIRQLQERGITHISGDIFGNEGLFDDVRYPRGWEWDDLSYYYAPEISALSFNRNCIDLTVRAVGPVGSEPQITWFPFNTDYVNLVNEQLITPRSVRFNESYARVLGTNTIMLRSTLPQGYLEKESLTITDPALFFIDSFSKQADFSGLSWIGELIPDQRQRNWSGFEKLASHESEPLAVLLRRVNAESDNFYTEMLTKSLAAYSLEAQGTTEAGLELIFGELSALGLDTNQLRLRDASGMASANLGTASVITALLHAMQSSPHHTEWENTFARAGYSGTLENRFIASPVMGNMYAKTGFITGVRTLSGYLDVPSGTRLYFSILTNNFTSRVATVDSVHERILNLLWQEF from the coding sequence ATGAACCCATCCGTGCCGGTTTCTTTCGCAGCCGCTGTATGCAAAACGGCAGGAGTTCGCTTCCTGCAGCCCGTGCTGAGACTGAGCCTTTTGCTTTTGCTGGTCTGCGGCATACTGGTGCCGCAACCGGTTTACGGCGGTTTCGGCGGCGTTTCGAATGCGGCAGCTGAGCGGGTTAAGGCGTCTGAACTTGCTTCTGTCGCCGAACGGATTGAAGCGCTGATTTCCCAAAGCGTTACGGCGGACGCAGTTTGGGCTGTTTCGGTCCGCAGCGAAGCTGGTGAGGAGCTTGTTCGGCTAAACAGCAACACCCCTATGCGCATGGCTTCCAACAGCAAGCTTTTTGTGACAGCCGGCCTTTTGCACGGCCTGGGGCCGACCTTCCGCTTTCGCACAACAATCTACGGCGACGGAGAACTGGTCGGCGATGTTTGGGAGGGCGATATCCATATTGCCGGCGCCGGGGACCCATCCATCGATAAATATCACTATGATGATGACGCCATGCATGTGTTTGACGCGCTCATTCGTCAGCTGCAGGAGCGGGGGATCACCCACATCAGCGGGGATATTTTTGGGAATGAGGGTCTTTTTGATGATGTGCGCTACCCGCGGGGATGGGAGTGGGATGACCTTTCCTACTATTACGCGCCGGAGATCAGCGCGCTCTCCTTTAACCGCAACTGTATCGACCTTACGGTCCGCGCTGTTGGGCCTGTCGGGAGTGAGCCGCAGATCACCTGGTTCCCGTTCAACACAGACTATGTAAATCTGGTGAATGAACAGCTGATTACGCCCCGCAGCGTGCGTTTCAACGAATCCTATGCCCGCGTGCTTGGCACAAACACCATCATGCTGCGCAGCACCCTGCCGCAGGGGTATCTCGAAAAAGAGTCGCTGACCATCACCGATCCCGCGCTCTTTTTTATTGACAGCTTCAGCAAACAAGCCGATTTCAGCGGGCTTTCGTGGATAGGGGAGCTCATTCCGGATCAGCGACAGCGGAACTGGTCGGGTTTTGAGAAGCTGGCTTCGCATGAATCCGAGCCGCTTGCGGTATTGCTCAGGCGCGTGAATGCGGAAAGCGACAACTTCTACACCGAAATGCTCACGAAATCGCTCGCGGCCTATTCGCTGGAAGCACAGGGCACAACAGAAGCCGGGCTTGAGCTCATTTTTGGCGAACTCAGTGCGCTCGGACTCGACACCAATCAGCTGCGGCTGCGGGATGCTTCCGGGATGGCAAGTGCTAATCTGGGTACGGCTTCTGTGATTACCGCCCTGTTACATGCCATGCAGAGCTCGCCCCATCACACGGAATGGGAAAACACCTTTGCCCGGGCGGGCTACAGCGGCACCCTTGAAAACCGCTTCATTGCTTCTCCGGTGATGGGTAACATGTACGCCAAAACCGGCTTCATTACGGGCGTCAGAACCCTGAGCGGCTACCTTGATGTGCCTTCGGGAACACGCCTGTATTTTTCCATTCTCACCAACAACTTCACGAGCCGCGTTGCTACGGTTGACAGCGTGCATGAGCGTATCCTAAACCTGCTCTGGCAGGAGTTTTAG
- a CDS encoding PTS sugar transporter subunit IIA: MKISEILSTGHVVLDVEAGNKEELIKRMVNELRQDVDEALLTQIKKAVLEREEVMSTGVGKGVAIPHAKIKDLEPNFAVFARLKRPVDFGSVDDAPVSLVFLIVGGCAKSSYHIKILSKISRLMNHDNFRHQLMMADSGEEVITLFRDEEEQPA; encoded by the coding sequence ATGAAAATCTCTGAAATACTCAGCACCGGACATGTTGTGCTGGATGTTGAAGCAGGAAATAAAGAAGAACTCATCAAAAGAATGGTCAACGAGCTCAGGCAGGATGTGGATGAGGCTTTGCTGACACAGATCAAGAAAGCAGTGCTTGAACGCGAAGAAGTGATGTCAACCGGGGTTGGGAAAGGCGTAGCAATACCACACGCTAAAATCAAGGATCTGGAACCCAATTTTGCCGTTTTTGCCCGGCTGAAGCGTCCGGTTGATTTTGGTTCCGTGGATGACGCACCGGTTTCGCTGGTTTTTCTGATTGTGGGCGGTTGCGCCAAAAGCAGCTATCACATCAAAATTCTCAGCAAGATTTCAAGACTGATGAATCACGACAATTTCCGTCATCAGCTGATGATGGCCGATTCCGGTGAGGAAGTAATCACGCTCTTCCGGGATGAGGAAGAACAGCCGGCCTGA